From one Esox lucius isolate fEsoLuc1 chromosome 11, fEsoLuc1.pri, whole genome shotgun sequence genomic stretch:
- the gmip gene encoding GEM-interacting protein isoform X2: protein MEREGEAEVMEKEASTSSDAKIPSQTQTKRYSEIFRDFDNFELSLVYSTVEEMLPDPDSQSIAESTSTETTEITEADNVTCDEDVYPPDGDDKDGGLTAQEADLVLCRCEGGVDLALQYAKMWCRYAKDLLAWMDKRITLEQEFAKNIMKAAETAKSCVAQQDMMPLQYIYTMALEHDVKTSQAGKHTSDLLHQRCFMALMAKKNEIDKWRREFKEQWSRQQRKMNEAVVALKKARQHYIQRSEELEKTKAATAKVGDDLPAGHKTLDKRKKSRDEAHSKVMEAEMQYRQCVSEAQDHQDELERVKEKIIIHIRKLICQGDTVLKEATVNMFYYQRQQTEPVPLGYHNLELTCRPCEPGEPYLLYVFRKRTAKQQPQTFTFQEFVPQNKSRRKTSNPISSIQDSFPLPDDSPVKRKGNSDSESMGGSQESLSSPAYGTRRLPKAPSTGTMSSDDLDERDMGTVMEGDSLDSTPEGNGAVGKVRTTSRAALTHRLRKMKSKMMKCKQCENYIVVSGIECEECGLTVHRKCLEVLQQECENRKGILFGVGFSLLPRERPDEVPFVVQRCTAEIESRALTVQGVYRISGSKPRIQKLCLAFEIQKDQVDLSDLSPHDITSVLKYFFKQLPEPLLTFDLYNDFIRVGKDIQRVSEKESTGESPGVVEDIVHNLRDLLERLPPLHYYTLRHMMFHLHKVSENYEENKMSSGNLGIVFGPTLLRPLVSVDVSMVALLESTYQALLVEFLITHHRRVFLRPLDTPPPPAPTAPLPDTPPRLPSPAPAQDDVAGPEPGARDSSVEGDSSKERPHSLENYTIKGDSSEGYISDKSSSNEAVDQLSSEANERAVMAVRRAAALGDPEGDLELRHSPSVGNQPRRHFIRQPFKYQRQPTPGLRRSADTTRAGQLGEEDEEGEEEEEEENRRRNQSRSADSYRSPYPDPGSQRRRSLRSEPLPQTTAHSLLSKADGSAHDTQTDRETCPCEVPQGAETVVEPSTPNPTPGTGDQEAVERRRQSRDEALNGPARKILSGLKLRRSHSGLQQHFV, encoded by the exons CCCAAGAAGCCGACCTGGTCCTGTGTCGCTGCGAGGGTGGCGTGGATCTGGCCCTGCAGTACGCTAAGATGTGGTGCCGCTACGCCAAGGACCTGCTAGCCTGGATGGACAAGAGGATTACCCTGG AGCAAGAGTTTGCCAAGAACATCATGAAGGCGGCAGAAACGGCCAAGTCATGTGTGGCCCAGCAG GACATGATGCCCCTGCAGTACATATACACCATGGCCCTGGAGCACGACGTGAAGACCAGCCAGGCTGGCAAACACACCTCAGATCTGCTGCACCAGCGCTGCTTCATG GCCCTGATGGCCAAGAAGAATGAGATTGATAAGTGGCGTCGGGAGTTCAAGGAGCAGTGGTCCAGACAGCAGAGGAAAATG AACGAGGCTGTGGTGGCCCTGAAGAAAGCTCGTCAGCACTACATTCAGCGGAGCGAGGAGCTGGAGAAGACCAAGGCTGCGACCGCCAAGGTCGGGGACGACCTCCCAGCGGGACACAAAACCCTGGACAAGAGGAAGAAGTCACGCGATGAGGCCCACTCCAAG GTGATGGAGGCAGAGATGCAATACCGACAGTGTGTTTCTGAGGCCCAGGACCACCAGGACGAGCTGGAGAGGGTCAAGGAGAAGATCATCATTCACATCCGCAAGCTTATCTGCCAGGGGGACACGGTGCTGAAGGAG GCGACAGTGAACATGTTCTACTATCAGCGTCAGCAGACGGAACCGGTTCCTTTAGGTTACCACAACTTGGAGTTGACGTGCCGGCCATGTGAACCCGGGGAGCCGTACCTGCTCTACGTCTTCAGGAAGAGAACCGCCAAACAGCAACCCCAGACCTTCACATTCCAGGAGTTTGTCCCGCAGAACAAGAG CCGACGTAAGACGAGCAACCCAATCAGCTCGATCCAGGACTCTTTCCCCCTGCCTGATGACAGCCCAGTGAAACGGAAGGGCAACAGTGACAGTGAGAGCATGGGAGGCAGTCAGGAGTCCCTTTCTAGCCCAG CCTATGGCACCAGGAGGCTACCAAAAGCCCCCTCAACGGGGACGATGTCATCAGACGACTTGGATGAGAGGGACATGGGCACCGTGATGGAGGGAG ATTCCCTGGACTCAACTCCAGAGGGGAACGGTGCCGTGGGGAAGGTACGGACGACTTCCCGAGCTGCACTGACTCACCGACTCAGGAAGATGAAGAGCAAGATGATGAAGTGCAAACAGTGTGAGAACTACATTGTGGTCAGCGGCATTGAGTGTGAGGAG TGCGGTCTAACAGTCCACAGGAAGTGTCTGGAGGTCTTACAGCAGGAGTGTGAAAACCGTAAGGGGATTCTATTTGGGGTGGGCTTCTCCCTACTACCCCGGGAACGACCAGACGAGGTGCCCTTCGTGGTCCAGCGATGCACCGCGGAGATAGAGAGTCGAGCGCTGACTGTGCAG GGGGTGTATCGTATTAGTGGGTCAAAGCCTCGCATCCAAAAGCTGTGTCTGGCCTTTGAGATCCAAAAGGACCAGGTGGACCTCTCTGACCTTTCACCTCATGACATCACCTCTGTCCTCAAATATTTCTTCAAGCAG CTTCCAGAGCCCttgttgacctttgacctgtaCAACGACTTCATCAGAGTGGGCAAGGACATCCAGCGGGTCAGTGAGAAGGAATCCACGGGGGAGTCACCAGGGGTGGTGGAAGACATCGTGCACAACTTGAGAGACCTGCTGGAAAGACTGCCCCCTTTGCACTACTACACACTGCGACACATGATGTTTCACCTTCACAA AGTGTCGGAGAACTATGAGGAGAACAAGATGTCTTCCGGTAACCTGGGCATAGTGTTTGGGCCGACCCTGCTCCGCCCGCTGGTGTCTGTGGACGTGTCCATGGTGGCTCTGCTGGAGAGCACATACCAGGCTCTGCTTGTGGAGTTCCTCATCACACACCACCGCCGGGTCTTCCTCCGCCCCCTCgacacccctcctccacccgcCCCCACCGCCCCGCTGCCCGACACCCCTCCCCGGCTGCCCAGCCCGGCCCCGGCCCAGGACGACGTTGCCGGTCCTGAGCCTGGAGCTCGGGATTCCTCCGTCGAAGGGGACTCGTCCAAGGAGAGACCCCACTCGCTTGAG AATTACACAATCAAGGGAGATTCGAGCGAGGGTTATATATCTGACAAGTCGTCTTCCAATGAGGCAGTGGACCAGCTCAGCTCTGAAGCCAATGAGAGAGCAG TCATGGCTGTGAGGCGGGCCGCTGCCCTGGGTGATCCGGAGGGCGATCTGGAGCTGAGGCACTCACCCTCCGTGGGGAACCAGCCACGGAGACACTTCATCAGGCAGCCCTTCAAGTACCAGCGCCAGCCCACCCCGGGCCTCCGCCGCTCCGCTGACACCACCAGGGCCGGGCAGCTcggggaggaggacgaggaaggtgaggaggaggaggaagaggagaatagGAGGAGGAACCAGTCGAGGAGTGCCGACAGCTACCGCAGCCCCTACCCTGACCCTGGGAGCCAGCGGAGGAGGAGCCTTCGGTCTGAGCCCCTCCCTCAGACAACTGCCCATTCACTGCTCAGCAAGGCAGATGGCTCCGCCCATGACACCCAGACTGACCGAGAGACATGTCCATGTGAGGTTCCACAGGGGGCAGAAACGGTGGTAGAACCATCAACACCCAATCCTACGCCAGGCACCGGAGACCAGGAGGCAGTTGAGAGGCGGAGACAGAGCAGGGACGAGGCTCTGAATGGCCCGGCCCGGAAGATCTTGTCGGGGCTGAAGCTCAGACGCAGCCATTCAGGACTACAGCAACACTTTGTCTGA